A genomic stretch from Chiloscyllium plagiosum isolate BGI_BamShark_2017 chromosome 2, ASM401019v2, whole genome shotgun sequence includes:
- the LOC122560045 gene encoding uncharacterized protein LOC122560045: MELTFLSKHEIIRADSVVQEEVNRRQVRKGRSKCSSSASNKVKNKKRRINTSVTNTNTTLPCWEAQQKVKEEMDKEIQTLASQLSRSKLEGIFVQLAKKNPGLIIDLLQDAPSGHIPNGPSTEIPSWCVCGLCREMPTDIEKVCCGKTEEHCISTSCAMANLCLNDAVLYLMLMYRNELFGLHSLPAENYNRELRHAAYRQYIMWQHGRLGTNSKRIIPSCCVWGIRTAFPDPGGEYSGFQPSRLS; encoded by the exons ATG GAGCTCACTTTTCTCTCAAAGCATGAAATTATTCG GGCCGATTCAGTTGTACAAGAAGAAGTAAATAGAAGACAAGTTAGAAAAGGACGTTCTAAATGTTCTTCATCAGCCAGTAATAAAGTAAAGAATAAGAAAAGACGAATTAACACTTCAGTTACAAATACCAACACAACTCTACCGTGCTGGGAAGCACAACAGAAGgttaaggaggagatggacaaAGAAATCCAG ACTTTGGCGTCCCAGCTCAGTCGTTCAAAGCTTGAAGGTATTTTTGTGCAGTTGGCAAAGAAGAATCCAGGGTTGATCATAGACCTCTTGCAAGATGCTCCGTCAGGCCATATTCCCAATGGGCCTTCAACAGAAATCCCCAGCTGGTGTGTCTGTGGCCTTTGTAGGGAGATGCCGACTGACATAGAGAAAGTGTGCTGTGGGAAGACAGAGGAACACTGCATAAGTACAAGTTGTGCTATGGCAAACTTGTGTTTGAATGATGCAGTGTTGTATCTAATGTTGATGTATCGTAATGAGTTGTTCGGCCTCCACTCTCTCCCTGCTGAGAACTACAATCGTGAACTGAGACATGCAGCATACAGGCAGTATATCATGTGGCAACATGGTCGCTTGGGAACCAACAGCAAACGTATCATTCCCAGCTGCTGTGTGTGGGGAATCAGAACTGCCTTTCCTGACCCTGGTGGTGAATATTCTGGGTTTCAACCATCCCGGCTATCCTAA